In Rhodothermus marinus DSM 4252, a single genomic region encodes these proteins:
- a CDS encoding adenosylcobalamin-dependent ribonucleoside-diphosphate reductase produces the protein MATEVLPDLGTHFHEPVSWHVWDAKYRYREGNVVRDQTIEDTWRRVARALAAAEPESERARWAERFYQVLYGFKFLPGGRILAGAGTRHRVTLFNCFVMGIIEDSLDGIFDSLKEGALTMQQGGGVGYDFSTLRPAGTRARTTGTIASGPVSFMHIWDAMCATLLSTGARRGAMMATLRCDHPDIETFVTAKHRPGVLTHFNLSVQVFDEFMEAVRRDADWPLVFPAAALEDEGMGDGPIVYRRWTGTDGPVPCRVLRVVKARALWEQILRATYDYAEPGVLFIDTINRMNNLAYREHITATNPCGEQPLPPYGACDLGSINLTRFVRAPFTPEADLDWEGIRETVAVAVRMLDNVIDVSGFPLPAQAEQARGTRRIGLGITGLADALIMLGLHYASEEARQLAARVMQTICHTAYRTSIALAREKGVFPFFERERYLESPFIQALPEDIRKGIATYGIRNSHLLSIAPTGTISLLANNVSSGIEPVFAYRYTRYILGLDGERRAYTLTDYALRLWQRLHGDSEMLPEAFVDAQHLDPYDHLKMQAALQPYVDGAISKTVNVPADTPFNAFRQLYDWAYDHGLKGCTTYRPSPVRGAVLEAITAGVAESTHCCSIEREAD, from the coding sequence ATGGCGACGGAAGTGCTACCGGATCTGGGCACGCATTTTCACGAGCCGGTCTCCTGGCACGTCTGGGACGCGAAGTACCGCTATCGCGAAGGCAACGTCGTGCGCGATCAGACGATCGAGGACACCTGGCGTCGGGTGGCCCGGGCGCTGGCGGCCGCCGAACCGGAATCGGAGCGGGCGCGCTGGGCCGAGCGGTTCTATCAGGTGCTCTACGGGTTCAAATTTCTGCCGGGCGGGCGCATTCTGGCCGGCGCCGGCACGCGCCACCGCGTGACGCTTTTCAACTGCTTCGTGATGGGCATCATCGAAGACTCGCTCGACGGCATCTTCGACAGCCTCAAAGAGGGGGCGCTGACCATGCAGCAGGGCGGGGGCGTGGGCTACGACTTTTCGACGCTGCGGCCGGCCGGGACGCGGGCGCGCACGACGGGTACGATCGCTTCGGGACCGGTCTCGTTCATGCACATCTGGGATGCCATGTGCGCCACGCTGCTCTCGACGGGCGCGCGGCGCGGCGCCATGATGGCCACGCTCCGGTGTGACCATCCCGACATCGAAACCTTCGTTACGGCCAAACATCGGCCCGGCGTGCTCACGCACTTCAACCTGTCGGTGCAGGTCTTCGACGAATTCATGGAGGCCGTGCGGCGCGACGCCGACTGGCCGCTGGTCTTTCCGGCCGCCGCGCTGGAGGACGAAGGCATGGGCGACGGGCCGATCGTTTACCGGCGCTGGACGGGCACCGACGGTCCCGTGCCCTGCCGCGTGCTCCGGGTGGTGAAAGCGCGGGCGCTCTGGGAGCAGATCCTGCGCGCCACCTACGACTACGCCGAGCCCGGCGTGCTTTTTATCGACACGATCAACCGGATGAACAACCTCGCCTACCGTGAGCACATCACCGCGACGAACCCCTGTGGCGAGCAGCCGCTGCCGCCCTACGGGGCCTGCGACCTGGGTTCGATCAACCTGACGCGCTTCGTGCGGGCGCCCTTTACGCCCGAAGCCGATCTCGACTGGGAGGGGATCCGGGAGACCGTCGCCGTAGCCGTGCGCATGCTCGACAACGTGATCGACGTGTCGGGCTTTCCGCTGCCGGCCCAGGCCGAGCAGGCCCGCGGCACCCGGCGCATCGGGCTGGGCATCACCGGACTGGCCGACGCGCTGATCATGCTGGGCCTGCACTATGCCTCGGAGGAGGCGCGCCAGCTGGCCGCCCGCGTCATGCAGACGATCTGCCACACGGCCTACCGGACGTCCATTGCACTGGCCCGCGAAAAAGGCGTCTTCCCCTTCTTCGAGCGGGAGCGTTATCTGGAAAGCCCCTTCATTCAGGCGCTCCCCGAAGACATTCGCAAAGGCATCGCCACCTACGGGATCCGGAACAGCCACCTGCTTTCGATCGCGCCCACAGGGACGATCAGTCTGCTGGCCAACAATGTGTCGAGCGGCATCGAGCCCGTCTTTGCCTATCGCTACACGCGCTACATTCTGGGACTTGATGGCGAGCGGCGGGCCTACACGCTTACCGACTACGCCCTGCGGTTGTGGCAACGGCTGCACGGCGACAGCGAGATGCTTCCCGAGGCGTTCGTCGATGCCCAGCACCTGGACCCCTACGATCACCTGAAGATGCAGGCGGCCCTGCAGCCCTACGTGGACGGGGCCATTTCAAAGACGGTGAACGTGCCGGCCGACACGCCCTTCAATGCCTTCCGCCAGCTCTACGACTGGGCCTATGATCACGGCCTGAAAGGATGCACCACGTACCGGCCCAGCCCGGTCCGGGGCGCCGTGCTGGAGGCGATCACCGCCGGCGTAGCCGAAAGCACGCACTGCTGCAGCATCGAGCGCGAGGCCGACTGA
- a CDS encoding methyl-accepting chemotaxis protein, whose translation MASTNGLYRFDPKREAFVHYAADPDSPTGLSHSDVRALLIDSRGNFWVATAGGLDRFDPATGVFEHFRHDPRDPRSLPHNVLFDLVEDAHGHLWVSTDGGGLGRLDLDHIAQGFRRYRHDPHNPRSLAIDRVRVLYVDREGRLWVGTENGGLDLFDYRTETFRHHRHSRTDPSSLNNESLWAIYQDRTGNLWFGTFAGGLNVLKRNSQAIEHYRSVPGDPYSLNANAVSRFYEDAQGNLWVATDGGGFHRFDRRTGRLYGYSMANTNARTDAVFAMASDADGYLWVGGWAGGIGRFSPRQGRFLEFFNDQNGMLLTPHVFDALVDAQNRLWVANFLGGLVRIDLNTRQRKVYTPENSALGSNQILRMGHDPEGRLVLATQDAGVIVFDPRTETFTDYRHDPSSSNSLSNNSVLSILVADAHTLWVGTQYGLNRIDRQTGTVTRFFREDGLPSNTIVGLARDRQGFLWVATNRGLCRYDVQERTCTLYTKADGLQGNEFNRFADYTARDGALFFGGFNGFNVIYPDRFEPNTTPPPVVLTDFRLFNQPVRVGAKDSPLKAHISVTRTLTLAHWQNVLTFEFAALDFTAPSKNRYAYKLEGFDLDWNEVGTQRTATYSNLDPGEYVLLVRGTNNDGVWSTRPATLHIVITPPFWATWWFRLLAGLTLVGAVVGVVHRERRRRKRQEAINAELEAINRRLEAEMRHAAEAEREKRRALEEAAEHDRRAREQLQQQQQEYLEQSVLRILEAMERFSRGDLTVALTATQDDAIGRLFDGFNRAVANMQAILREVASVIRATADTSKEIYRNSGELASGVQQLTRQTGEVAEAIEEMARTISEATRNLSHVAELAEQSLRQAEEGGQVARDAVGRMNDVAEAVARSSAIIQALDESSQKIGEMARIIDEIADQTNLLALNAAIEAARAGEQGRGFAVVADEVRKLAERTAAATKEIEQMTARIRHDTSRAVTAMARVNQEVDTGRTRVDQVGALLEEIIARSRQVQERIAQVATSGEEQAATIQHISESVEAIAQVTEQAAAGNTSIAAAMAQLTERMESLRQLVTRFTFTRTDSEPKPAGFPES comes from the coding sequence GTGGCCAGCACGAATGGGCTGTACCGTTTCGATCCGAAGCGAGAGGCCTTCGTGCACTATGCCGCCGATCCCGACAGCCCCACCGGCCTGAGTCACAGCGACGTGCGCGCGCTGCTGATCGACAGCCGGGGCAACTTCTGGGTGGCCACGGCCGGGGGGCTGGACCGCTTCGATCCCGCCACCGGCGTCTTCGAGCACTTCCGCCACGATCCCCGCGATCCGCGTAGCCTGCCGCACAACGTGCTTTTCGACCTGGTGGAAGATGCGCACGGCCATCTCTGGGTATCGACCGACGGCGGCGGTCTGGGTCGGCTCGATCTGGACCACATCGCGCAGGGCTTCAGGCGCTACCGGCACGATCCGCACAACCCGCGCAGCCTGGCCATCGACCGGGTGCGCGTGCTCTACGTGGATCGTGAAGGACGCCTGTGGGTCGGCACCGAAAACGGCGGGCTGGACCTGTTCGACTACCGCACCGAAACGTTCCGACACCATCGCCACAGCCGCACCGATCCGTCCAGCCTGAACAACGAATCGCTCTGGGCCATCTACCAGGACCGCACCGGCAACCTGTGGTTCGGCACGTTTGCCGGGGGGCTGAACGTGCTCAAACGCAACAGCCAGGCCATCGAACATTACCGCAGCGTGCCCGGCGATCCCTACAGCCTGAACGCCAACGCCGTCAGCCGCTTCTACGAAGACGCGCAGGGCAACCTCTGGGTGGCCACCGACGGCGGCGGCTTCCATCGCTTCGACCGTCGCACCGGTCGCCTCTACGGATACAGCATGGCCAACACCAACGCCCGCACCGATGCGGTCTTCGCCATGGCCTCCGATGCGGACGGCTACCTCTGGGTCGGGGGCTGGGCCGGCGGCATCGGCCGCTTCAGCCCCCGACAGGGGCGCTTCCTGGAGTTTTTCAATGATCAGAACGGCATGCTGCTCACGCCCCACGTGTTCGACGCGCTGGTGGATGCGCAGAACCGGCTCTGGGTGGCCAACTTCCTCGGTGGCCTGGTGCGCATCGACCTGAACACCCGCCAGCGCAAGGTCTACACCCCGGAAAACAGTGCGCTGGGCAGCAACCAGATTCTTCGCATGGGGCACGATCCGGAAGGACGCCTCGTGCTGGCCACGCAGGACGCCGGCGTGATCGTCTTCGACCCGCGCACCGAGACGTTCACCGACTACCGCCACGATCCTTCCAGTTCCAACAGCCTGAGCAACAACAGCGTGCTCTCGATCCTGGTCGCCGATGCCCACACGCTCTGGGTGGGCACGCAGTACGGCCTCAACCGGATCGACCGCCAGACCGGCACCGTGACGCGCTTCTTCCGCGAAGACGGCCTGCCCAGCAATACGATTGTGGGCCTGGCACGCGACCGCCAGGGCTTTCTCTGGGTGGCCACCAACCGGGGCCTCTGCCGCTACGACGTGCAGGAAAGGACCTGCACCCTGTACACGAAAGCCGACGGGCTTCAGGGCAACGAGTTCAATCGCTTTGCCGACTACACGGCGCGGGACGGGGCCCTCTTTTTCGGCGGGTTCAACGGCTTTAACGTGATCTACCCGGATCGCTTCGAGCCCAACACGACCCCGCCCCCCGTGGTGCTGACCGACTTCCGGCTCTTCAACCAGCCGGTACGCGTCGGCGCCAAAGACAGTCCGCTAAAGGCGCACATCAGCGTCACCCGCACGCTGACCCTGGCCCACTGGCAGAACGTGCTGACGTTCGAGTTTGCGGCCCTGGACTTCACGGCGCCCTCAAAAAATCGCTATGCGTACAAGCTCGAAGGGTTCGACCTGGACTGGAACGAGGTGGGGACGCAGCGAACGGCCACCTACAGCAACCTGGATCCGGGCGAATACGTCCTGCTCGTACGCGGCACAAACAACGACGGCGTCTGGAGCACCCGTCCCGCCACGCTGCACATCGTCATTACGCCGCCCTTCTGGGCGACCTGGTGGTTCCGATTGCTGGCGGGTCTGACGCTGGTGGGTGCAGTGGTCGGCGTCGTCCATCGGGAACGTCGTCGCCGCAAACGCCAGGAAGCCATCAATGCCGAACTGGAGGCCATCAACCGGCGGCTCGAGGCCGAAATGCGCCACGCAGCCGAGGCCGAACGGGAAAAACGCCGGGCCCTCGAAGAAGCGGCCGAGCACGACCGCCGCGCCCGCGAGCAACTCCAGCAGCAGCAGCAGGAGTATCTGGAACAGAGCGTACTCCGGATTCTGGAGGCCATGGAGCGGTTTTCGCGGGGCGACCTGACCGTCGCGCTCACGGCCACGCAGGACGACGCGATCGGCCGCCTGTTTGACGGGTTCAACCGGGCCGTAGCCAACATGCAGGCCATCCTTCGGGAAGTCGCCTCGGTCATTCGGGCCACGGCCGACACCAGCAAGGAAATCTACCGGAACTCCGGCGAACTGGCCTCCGGCGTGCAGCAGCTCACCCGGCAAACCGGCGAGGTGGCCGAGGCCATCGAAGAAATGGCCCGTACGATCTCGGAGGCCACCCGCAATCTGAGCCACGTGGCCGAACTGGCCGAGCAGTCCCTGCGCCAGGCGGAAGAAGGCGGCCAGGTGGCCCGGGACGCCGTGGGCCGCATGAACGACGTGGCCGAAGCGGTAGCCCGCTCGTCGGCCATCATTCAGGCGCTGGACGAAAGCAGCCAGAAAATCGGCGAAATGGCCCGCATCATCGACGAAATCGCCGATCAGACGAACCTGCTGGCGCTGAACGCTGCCATCGAAGCGGCCCGGGCAGGCGAGCAGGGTCGCGGCTTTGCCGTCGTGGCCGACGAAGTGCGCAAGCTGGCCGAGCGCACGGCGGCCGCCACGAAAGAAATCGAACAGATGACCGCCCGGATCCGGCACGATACGTCCCGCGCCGTGACCGCCATGGCCCGGGTCAACCAGGAAGTAGATACCGGCCGGACACGCGTCGATCAGGTGGGCGCGCTGCTGGAAGAAATCATCGCGCGCTCCCGCCAGGTGCAGGAACGTATTGCGCAGGTGGCCACAAGCGGCGAAGAGCAGGCGGCCACCATCCAGCACATCAGCGAAAGCGTCGAGGCCATCGCCCAGGTCACGGAACAGGCGGCCGCCGGCAACACGTCGATCGCCGCCGCCATGGCGCAATTGACCGAGCGTATGGAAAGCCTCCGCCAGCTCGTCACCCGCTTCACCTTTACCCGGACCGACTCGGAACCGAAACCGGCTGGCTTTCCTGAAAGCTGA
- a CDS encoding ligand-binding sensor domain-containing protein, which translates to MDRGFIAIVLLVGILSTPAQAQRLRFTHLTSDDGLSRSWVTAITQDSLGFLWIGTAGGLNRYDGYRFTLYEHDPRDSTSIANSYIRCLYVDRHGTL; encoded by the coding sequence ATGGATCGAGGATTTATTGCAATCGTACTGCTGGTCGGCATCCTGAGCACACCGGCACAGGCGCAACGGCTTCGGTTTACGCATCTGACCAGCGACGACGGGCTTTCGCGCTCGTGGGTAACGGCCATCACGCAGGATTCGCTGGGCTTTCTCTGGATCGGGACGGCCGGCGGACTCAACCGCTACGACGGCTATCGCTTCACGCTTTATGAGCACGATCCGCGCGATTCGACCAGCATCGCCAACAGTTACATTCGCTGCCTGTATGTCGATCGCCACGGCACGCTGTGA
- a CDS encoding amidohydrolase, with the protein MRRYGIIWGLLLALSASAAAGQDLAAYKQEALQETEQLRETLRHLAQELWRYAETALQEERSAALLAEALEAEGFRVQRGVAGMPTAFIAEWGSGRPIIGILAEYDALPGVGNAPVPERHSREDGVSSGHGCGHNLFGAASTVGAIVLKRMMERHRIPGTVRLYGTPAEETVVGKVYMARAGVFDDLDAAIEWHPGTETAVRNQPGRAMNNFIVRFHGQAAHASADPWNGRSALDAVELMNHAANMMREHVHPTARIHYVITDGGEAPNVVPERAEVWYYVRDINRERVEFMYEWLKKMAEGAALMTRTEYEIEFITGVHEVLLNRPLQEAVQANLELVGPPRFDAQEQQFARRLQEFLKIEPVGLDTTIKPLPEGPEPPRGGSTDVAEVSWITPTVGFTVATAARNVPWHSWATTACHGTSIGYKGAEVAAKVIAATGLDMLLRPELLQAAREEFLRLTGGRPYQSPLPPDQPPPLPSRTDR; encoded by the coding sequence ATGCGACGTTATGGGATTATCTGGGGGCTGCTATTGGCGTTGAGCGCGTCGGCGGCAGCAGGTCAGGATCTGGCCGCCTACAAGCAGGAGGCGCTGCAGGAGACGGAACAGCTCCGGGAAACGCTCCGGCACCTGGCGCAGGAGCTCTGGCGCTATGCCGAGACGGCCTTGCAGGAGGAGCGCTCGGCCGCCTTGCTGGCCGAGGCGCTGGAGGCCGAAGGATTTCGGGTGCAGCGGGGCGTGGCCGGCATGCCGACGGCCTTCATCGCCGAATGGGGCAGCGGTCGGCCCATCATCGGCATTCTGGCGGAGTATGATGCATTGCCAGGGGTGGGGAATGCGCCCGTCCCCGAGCGCCACTCCAGGGAGGATGGCGTCAGCAGCGGGCACGGCTGCGGACACAACCTGTTCGGGGCCGCTTCCACCGTGGGAGCGATCGTACTGAAGCGCATGATGGAACGCCACCGGATTCCCGGCACGGTCCGGCTCTACGGGACGCCCGCCGAGGAGACGGTAGTCGGGAAGGTCTACATGGCGCGTGCGGGCGTTTTTGACGACCTGGATGCCGCCATCGAGTGGCACCCGGGTACGGAAACGGCCGTGCGCAACCAGCCGGGGCGGGCCATGAACAACTTCATCGTGCGCTTCCACGGACAGGCCGCCCACGCCTCGGCCGATCCCTGGAACGGCCGCAGCGCCCTCGACGCCGTCGAGCTGATGAACCACGCGGCCAACATGATGCGGGAGCACGTGCACCCCACCGCCCGGATCCACTATGTAATCACAGACGGCGGCGAGGCGCCCAACGTGGTGCCGGAACGCGCCGAGGTCTGGTACTACGTGCGCGACATCAACCGGGAGCGCGTCGAGTTCATGTACGAGTGGCTGAAAAAGATGGCCGAAGGCGCGGCCCTGATGACGCGCACCGAGTACGAGATCGAGTTCATCACCGGTGTGCACGAAGTGCTCCTGAACCGGCCGCTCCAGGAGGCGGTGCAGGCCAACCTGGAGCTGGTGGGACCGCCGCGGTTCGACGCGCAGGAACAGCAGTTTGCCCGCCGCCTGCAGGAATTTCTGAAGATCGAGCCGGTCGGGCTGGATACGACGATCAAACCGTTACCGGAAGGGCCGGAGCCACCACGGGGAGGATCGACCGACGTAGCCGAGGTGAGCTGGATCACGCCGACGGTGGGCTTTACGGTAGCGACGGCGGCCAGAAATGTACCCTGGCATAGCTGGGCCACGACGGCCTGCCACGGTACGTCCATCGGCTACAAAGGGGCGGAGGTGGCCGCCAAGGTCATTGCAGCGACCGGACTGGACATGCTGCTGCGGCCCGAGCTGCTACAGGCCGCCCGGGAAGAGTTTCTCCGCCTGACCGGCGGCAGGCCCTATCAGTCGCCGTTGCCGCCCGACCAGCCGCCGCCCCTGCCTTCTCGCACGGACCGTTAG
- a CDS encoding RsmB/NOP family class I SAM-dependent RNA methyltransferase, whose translation MATETTTLRVYPVWIEAVVTVLREILRSPLPADTVLQQFFRKHRKMGKRDRAFVAETVYGMLRHYRRLAHAARRRADDLRFLTLLYLEVFGFGDAILDLPVRPAERGALEAAARRFREPDLPDDPAAALGILYSLPDWLVAAWLEVLPRETVEARCAALKAPAPLTVRVNTLKADRGTVQQRLLEEGFPSRPTPYSPVGLILEEKAFIFRTRAFQEGLFEVQDEGSQLISLLTEARPGQVVVDGCAGGGGKTLHLAALMEGKGRLYAFDIHEARLRELRPRTRRADVHNVRLHVLPHNRASIVRRLYGKADAVLVDAPCSGTGVLRRNPDAAWKITPERVAALVEQQRQILEAYAPLVRPGGRLVYATCSLLPAENEQQIHTFLNAHPEFTLIPAAEVLARQGIAFPHQTDAFLRVEPATHGTDGFFAAVLVQS comes from the coding sequence ATGGCGACCGAAACCACCACACTGCGCGTCTATCCGGTGTGGATCGAGGCGGTGGTGACCGTGCTGCGGGAGATCTTGCGCTCCCCGCTGCCGGCCGACACCGTGCTGCAGCAGTTCTTCCGGAAGCACCGGAAGATGGGCAAACGCGACCGTGCCTTTGTGGCGGAGACCGTCTACGGCATGCTCCGGCATTACCGCCGATTGGCCCACGCAGCCCGGCGCCGGGCCGACGATCTGCGTTTCCTGACCCTGCTCTACCTGGAAGTGTTCGGCTTTGGCGACGCGATCCTGGACCTGCCCGTGCGCCCTGCAGAGCGCGGGGCGCTCGAAGCCGCCGCCCGGCGCTTCCGGGAGCCGGACTTACCGGACGATCCCGCCGCCGCGCTTGGCATCCTGTACAGCCTGCCCGACTGGCTGGTGGCGGCCTGGCTGGAGGTACTGCCCCGCGAAACCGTCGAGGCACGCTGCGCCGCGCTGAAAGCACCGGCCCCGCTGACCGTCCGCGTCAACACGCTCAAAGCCGACCGTGGAACGGTGCAGCAGCGGCTCCTGGAGGAAGGCTTCCCGAGCCGCCCGACGCCCTACAGTCCGGTGGGACTGATCCTCGAAGAAAAAGCCTTCATCTTTCGCACCCGCGCCTTTCAGGAGGGTCTGTTCGAGGTACAGGACGAAGGCAGCCAGCTCATCAGCCTGCTGACCGAGGCGCGTCCCGGTCAGGTGGTGGTGGACGGCTGTGCGGGTGGTGGCGGCAAGACGCTGCATCTGGCCGCCCTCATGGAAGGCAAGGGGCGTCTATACGCCTTCGACATTCACGAAGCCCGGCTGCGGGAATTGCGACCGCGGACCCGTCGCGCCGACGTGCACAACGTCCGCCTGCACGTGCTCCCGCACAACCGGGCTTCCATCGTACGCCGCCTGTACGGCAAAGCGGACGCCGTACTGGTCGATGCGCCCTGCAGCGGCACGGGCGTGCTCCGACGCAACCCGGACGCCGCCTGGAAAATCACTCCGGAGCGGGTGGCAGCCCTCGTCGAACAGCAGCGGCAGATCCTGGAAGCCTACGCGCCACTTGTACGGCCGGGTGGGCGGCTCGTCTACGCCACCTGCTCGCTGCTCCCGGCCGAAAATGAACAACAGATCCACACCTTTTTGAATGCGCATCCGGAGTTTACGCTGATTCCGGCTGCCGAAGTGCTGGCCCGTCAGGGCATCGCGTTTCCCCATCAGACCGACGCCTTTCTGCGCGTCGAGCCTGCCACGCACGGTACCGACGGCTTCTTTGCGGCCGTGCTAGTGCAAAGCTGA
- a CDS encoding metallophosphoesterase gives MLRRLARGVVLWTTAHVGVLALFLAGYGWPGLVGAAVLWLLGIGPAFVLLRAFQGRFYPSAAVRRWVFRPFWYVQLALPLLSTAAVLGWLAGLPFSAGLVGARYALVVMAGLYLLVALTGYAGTYRLVVRHRTFRFPTLPPALEGLRIVQLSDLHIGPHTSRRLLRRIVQAVETAAPDLIVFTGDQVDDYAADARLFVDAFGSLRAPLGVWAIAGNHDIFAGWHEVRHTLESAGFIVPVNEARAVSYRGARFWVVGLGDPAGSFWPYGGGAEVVPDVARALQHVPDGAFVVALAHHPALWPELARRGVALTLSGHTHHGQVSIPALRWCLASPFVRFAMGCYRYRDAVLYVHPGSNYWGLPLRLGAWPEVTVITLRRGPLANHCTNVASLED, from the coding sequence ATGCTCCGGCGGCTGGCCCGTGGCGTGGTCCTCTGGACGACGGCGCACGTAGGTGTGCTGGCGCTCTTTCTGGCCGGCTACGGGTGGCCGGGACTTGTGGGAGCGGCGGTGCTCTGGCTACTGGGCATCGGACCGGCCTTCGTGCTGCTCCGGGCTTTTCAGGGGAGGTTCTACCCGTCGGCGGCCGTTCGGCGCTGGGTATTCCGGCCGTTCTGGTACGTGCAACTGGCGCTGCCGCTGCTGAGCACCGCAGCCGTGCTGGGCTGGTTGGCGGGGCTGCCGTTCAGCGCAGGCCTGGTAGGGGCGCGCTACGCGCTGGTCGTTATGGCGGGACTCTACCTGCTGGTGGCGCTGACGGGCTATGCGGGCACCTATCGGCTGGTGGTGCGCCACCGGACGTTCCGCTTTCCCACATTACCGCCGGCACTCGAGGGGCTGCGCATCGTCCAGCTCAGCGACCTGCACATCGGGCCGCATACCTCGCGACGGCTGCTGCGTCGCATCGTGCAGGCGGTCGAAACGGCCGCGCCCGACCTGATCGTCTTCACCGGGGACCAGGTGGATGACTATGCGGCTGACGCCCGTCTGTTTGTGGACGCGTTCGGTTCGCTGCGGGCGCCGCTGGGCGTATGGGCCATCGCTGGGAACCATGACATCTTCGCGGGCTGGCACGAAGTGCGGCACACCCTGGAATCGGCCGGCTTTATCGTGCCCGTCAACGAAGCACGCGCGGTCTCGTACCGGGGCGCCCGTTTCTGGGTGGTGGGCCTGGGCGACCCGGCCGGTTCGTTCTGGCCCTACGGTGGCGGCGCTGAAGTTGTGCCCGACGTAGCACGTGCGCTACAACACGTGCCGGACGGCGCCTTCGTGGTAGCACTGGCCCACCATCCGGCCCTCTGGCCCGAGCTGGCCCGCCGAGGCGTGGCGCTGACGCTCAGCGGCCACACCCACCACGGCCAGGTCTCCATCCCGGCGCTGCGCTGGTGCCTGGCCTCGCCGTTCGTGCGCTTCGCCATGGGTTGCTACCGCTACCGGGACGCCGTGCTCTACGTGCATCCCGGTTCGAACTACTGGGGATTGCCGCTCCGGCTGGGCGCCTGGCCCGAGGTCACCGTGATCACGCTCCGGCGCGGACCCCTGGCGAACCATTGCACGAACGTGGCGTCTCTGGAAGACTGA
- a CDS encoding DMT family transporter, protein MKTRTLRSDLLILLATAIWGFAFVAQRVGMEHMGPFWFNALRFAMGSLVLVPLLGRRDPADVPPAVQLRVGLLAGLILFLGASAQQIGLVYTTAGKAGFITGLYVIFVPLLGVFWRQHTYLDAWLGAVLAAAGMYLLSVAETLTINPGDVLVLVSAVCWAFHIHLIDRYAHRMPPFRLAFTQFVACAVLSGLTAALVETPVLPTAREAWGALLYAGFLSVGIGYTLQVVAQREAHPTHAAILFSLEAVFAALGGWWLLDETLSTRQLLGCGLMMGGMLLSQLRPFTRRAPVSLS, encoded by the coding sequence ATGAAAACGCGTACGCTGCGTTCGGATCTGCTGATTCTGCTGGCGACGGCCATCTGGGGATTTGCGTTTGTGGCGCAGCGTGTGGGCATGGAGCACATGGGACCGTTCTGGTTCAATGCGCTGCGCTTCGCGATGGGCAGCCTCGTGCTGGTGCCGCTGCTCGGGCGGCGCGATCCGGCCGACGTGCCGCCCGCCGTGCAGCTCCGCGTGGGACTGCTGGCCGGGTTGATTCTGTTTCTGGGCGCCTCGGCACAGCAGATCGGACTGGTCTACACCACGGCCGGCAAGGCCGGCTTCATCACGGGACTCTACGTCATCTTCGTGCCGCTGCTGGGCGTCTTCTGGCGGCAGCATACCTACCTGGACGCCTGGCTGGGGGCGGTGCTGGCCGCCGCCGGCATGTATCTGCTGAGCGTGGCCGAAACGCTCACGATCAATCCCGGAGACGTGCTCGTGCTGGTCAGCGCCGTCTGCTGGGCCTTTCATATTCACCTGATCGACCGCTACGCGCACCGCATGCCCCCCTTCCGGCTGGCCTTCACGCAGTTTGTCGCATGTGCCGTTCTGAGCGGCCTGACGGCCGCGCTGGTCGAGACACCCGTGCTGCCGACCGCCCGCGAGGCCTGGGGCGCGTTGCTCTATGCGGGTTTTCTGTCGGTAGGGATCGGCTACACGCTGCAGGTGGTGGCGCAGCGAGAGGCTCATCCCACGCATGCAGCCATTCTGTTCAGCTTAGAGGCCGTCTTTGCGGCGCTGGGGGGCTGGTGGCTGCTGGACGAAACGCTCTCGACGCGCCAGCTCCTCGGTTGTGGGCTGATGATGGGCGGCATGCTGCTCTCGCAACTTCGTCCCTTCACACGCCGGGCGCCCGTTTCTCTTTCATAA